In Variovorax paradoxus, a single genomic region encodes these proteins:
- a CDS encoding PLP-dependent cysteine synthase family protein, with amino-acid sequence MQQILSSSSCNAWLDSAIRRIEADYQRSADTHLIPLPLPALAAQGIDLYMKDESTHPTGSLKHRLARSLFLYALCNGWVREGTTIVEASSGSTAVSEAYFARLLGLPFIAVMPRATSPEKIAQIAFYGASCHFVDHAAQVYEEARSLAERTGGHYMDQFTYAERATDWRGNNNIAESMFQQMARERHPVPTWIVVGAGTGGTSATIGRYLRYRCHDTQVCVADPEGSVFSAYHRTGDATLTAPGSRIEGIGRPRVEPSFIRTLVDRMIEVPNLDSVAAMHALSALLGRKVGPSTGTNFVGMLAVAQEMRAAGQQGSILSLLCDAGERYLPSYHDAAWVRNAFGDIGPAQRRIDALVAA; translated from the coding sequence ATGCAGCAAATACTTTCTTCTTCATCCTGCAACGCATGGCTCGACAGTGCCATCCGCCGCATCGAGGCAGACTACCAGCGCAGCGCCGACACGCACCTGATTCCGCTGCCGCTTCCCGCCCTCGCCGCGCAGGGCATCGACCTGTACATGAAGGACGAGTCGACCCATCCGACAGGCAGCCTCAAGCACCGGCTCGCACGTTCGCTCTTTCTCTATGCGCTGTGCAACGGCTGGGTGCGCGAGGGCACCACCATCGTGGAGGCGTCGAGCGGCTCCACGGCCGTGAGCGAGGCCTACTTCGCGCGGCTGCTGGGGCTGCCTTTCATCGCGGTGATGCCGCGCGCCACTTCGCCCGAGAAGATCGCGCAGATCGCCTTCTACGGCGCGAGCTGCCACTTCGTCGACCATGCGGCGCAGGTCTATGAAGAAGCCCGCTCGCTGGCCGAGCGCACCGGCGGCCACTACATGGACCAGTTCACCTATGCGGAGCGCGCGACCGACTGGCGCGGCAACAACAACATCGCCGAGAGCATGTTCCAGCAGATGGCGCGCGAGCGGCATCCGGTGCCGACGTGGATCGTGGTGGGCGCGGGCACGGGCGGTACCAGCGCGACCATCGGGCGCTACCTGCGCTACCGCTGCCACGACACCCAGGTGTGCGTGGCCGACCCCGAAGGTTCGGTGTTCTCGGCCTACCACCGCACGGGCGACGCCACGCTGACGGCGCCGGGCTCGCGCATCGAAGGCATCGGCCGACCGCGCGTGGAGCCCAGCTTCATCCGCACGCTGGTCGATCGCATGATCGAAGTGCCCAACCTCGACTCGGTGGCGGCGATGCATGCGCTCTCGGCGCTGCTTGGCCGCAAGGTCGGGCCTTCCACCGGCACCAACTTCGTCGGCATGCTCGCGGTGGCGCAGGAGATGCGCGCGGCCGGACAGCAAGGCTCCATTCTTTCGCTGCTGTGCGATGCGGGCGAGCGCTACCTGCCGAGCTATCACGACGCGGCGTGGGTACGCAACGCCTTCGGCGACATCGGCCCGGCGCAGCGGCGCATCGACGCGTTGGTGGCGGCGTGA
- a CDS encoding penicillin acylase family protein — MKRMNLGAVALAVLALAGCASSPSGSGGPSGGSTPTRPSSSFAIPGLEKPAEVLVDRWGVPHLYAGTLYDAFVAQGFIAARDRLWQMDLWRKRGLGEMAKDFGPAWVESDRAARAVLYRGDMYREWLAYGSDAKRVAEAFTAGVNAYVAQVRAQPALLPTEFALLGYQPATWSPEDVVRIRHHGLTLNFTSEIERARAFCAGGVGIKADWLRRELDPPVTPRVPQGLDPCGIPATELRAAYLRATEPPQFTKANTRLGLNAGAQVPVALLPGSGSSTDTAQSGDPTGAYGSNNWVISPKLTATGRPILANDPHRSHGAPSLRYMTHLSAPGMDAIGAGEPFLPGLSIGHNGTIAFGLTRFYMDQEDLYVYQLNPRNPAEYRYQGRWEPMVRVTERIAVKGESTPREVVNTFTRHGPVLLAEPGKQRAYALRAAWLEPGMAPYFGSMDYMRARNWDQFRAAMNRWGAPGENQVYADTSGNVGWIPGGLTPIRPNWDGLMPVPGDGRYEWSGFRNGDELPSEFNPARGYVVTANENNIPPDHPAAKKGVGYEWSDAARARRLKELFAAKVAAGSRFTVEDSERMQNDIVATPAQRLLKLLAGLRSDDAQTAAALRMLQGWDGSMDRDSGAAALYEVWSSKSLRSAVLKAGAGDAGAVLATPGDNTRMVLLLENPSGWVTNEQRDALLLKTLPLAMQELSAKLGPDTAAWKWGTLHRAEFRHPLGGVVDAATRKKLDVGDWPMSGSAFTPMAATYRPSDYKLTAGASFRMVLDVGNWDASRVINTPGQSGNPDSPNYRDLAPLWLEGKYVPLVYTRAAVEKETVERIQLTPGK, encoded by the coding sequence ATGAAAAGAATGAACCTGGGCGCGGTGGCGCTCGCGGTACTCGCATTGGCCGGCTGCGCCAGCAGCCCTTCCGGCTCTGGCGGCCCTTCCGGCGGCAGCACGCCGACACGGCCTTCCTCATCGTTCGCGATACCCGGGCTCGAGAAGCCCGCCGAGGTGCTGGTCGACCGATGGGGCGTGCCGCATCTGTACGCGGGCACGCTCTACGACGCCTTCGTGGCGCAGGGCTTCATCGCCGCGCGCGACCGGCTCTGGCAGATGGACCTGTGGCGTAAACGCGGCCTCGGCGAAATGGCGAAAGACTTCGGTCCTGCGTGGGTAGAGAGCGACCGCGCCGCGCGCGCCGTGCTCTACCGCGGCGACATGTACCGCGAGTGGCTGGCCTACGGCTCCGATGCCAAGCGCGTGGCCGAGGCCTTCACCGCGGGCGTCAACGCCTACGTGGCGCAGGTGCGCGCGCAGCCCGCGCTGCTGCCCACCGAGTTCGCGCTGCTCGGCTACCAGCCGGCGACATGGTCGCCCGAGGACGTGGTGCGCATCCGCCATCACGGCCTCACGCTCAACTTCACGTCCGAGATCGAACGCGCGCGTGCGTTCTGTGCCGGCGGTGTCGGCATCAAGGCCGACTGGCTGCGCCGCGAACTCGACCCGCCCGTCACGCCACGCGTGCCGCAGGGGCTGGACCCGTGCGGCATTCCCGCCACCGAACTGCGCGCGGCCTACCTGCGCGCCACCGAGCCGCCGCAGTTCACCAAGGCCAACACGCGACTGGGCCTGAATGCCGGGGCGCAGGTACCGGTGGCGCTCTTGCCCGGCAGCGGCAGCAGCACCGACACGGCGCAGTCGGGCGACCCGACCGGCGCCTACGGCAGCAACAACTGGGTGATCTCCCCGAAGCTCACCGCCACCGGCAGGCCCATCCTCGCCAACGACCCGCATCGCTCGCACGGCGCGCCGAGCCTGCGCTACATGACGCACCTGAGCGCGCCGGGCATGGACGCCATCGGCGCGGGCGAGCCCTTCCTGCCGGGGCTGTCGATAGGCCACAACGGCACCATCGCCTTCGGCCTCACGCGCTTCTACATGGACCAGGAAGACCTTTACGTGTACCAGCTCAACCCGCGCAATCCCGCCGAGTACCGCTACCAGGGCCGCTGGGAGCCGATGGTGCGCGTCACCGAGCGCATCGCGGTCAAGGGCGAGAGCACGCCGCGCGAGGTGGTCAACACCTTCACGCGCCACGGCCCGGTGCTGCTGGCCGAGCCCGGAAAGCAGCGCGCGTATGCACTGCGCGCCGCATGGCTGGAGCCCGGCATGGCGCCGTACTTCGGCTCGATGGACTACATGCGCGCGCGCAACTGGGACCAGTTCCGAGCGGCCATGAACCGCTGGGGCGCGCCGGGGGAGAACCAGGTCTATGCGGACACCAGCGGCAACGTCGGCTGGATACCCGGCGGCCTCACGCCCATCCGGCCCAACTGGGACGGGCTGATGCCGGTGCCGGGCGACGGGCGCTACGAGTGGTCGGGCTTTCGCAACGGCGACGAACTGCCTTCGGAGTTCAACCCCGCGCGCGGCTATGTCGTGACGGCCAACGAAAACAACATCCCGCCCGACCACCCCGCCGCGAAGAAGGGCGTGGGCTATGAGTGGAGCGACGCGGCCCGCGCGCGCCGCCTCAAGGAGCTGTTCGCGGCCAAGGTGGCTGCGGGCTCGCGCTTCACGGTGGAAGACTCGGAGCGCATGCAGAACGACATCGTCGCCACGCCCGCGCAGCGGCTGCTCAAGCTGCTGGCCGGCCTGCGCAGCGACGACGCGCAGACCGCCGCGGCCCTGCGCATGCTGCAAGGCTGGGACGGCAGCATGGACCGCGACAGCGGCGCCGCCGCACTGTATGAAGTCTGGAGCAGCAAGAGCCTGCGCTCGGCCGTGCTCAAGGCCGGGGCGGGCGACGCCGGCGCGGTGCTGGCCACGCCCGGCGACAACACCCGCATGGTGCTGCTGCTGGAGAACCCCTCGGGCTGGGTCACGAACGAGCAGCGCGATGCGCTGCTGCTCAAGACACTGCCTCTGGCCATGCAGGAGCTGAGCGCCAAGCTGGGGCCCGACACCGCCGCATGGAAGTGGGGCACCCTGCATCGCGCCGAGTTCCGCCATCCGTTGGGCGGCGTGGTCGATGCGGCCACGCGCAAGAAGCTCGACGTGGGCGACTGGCCCATGTCCGGCTCGGCCTTCACGCCGAT